One window of the SAR324 cluster bacterium genome contains the following:
- a CDS encoding RsmE family RNA methyltransferase produces MSAYFKFEGDLRLALCAEMEGEEVRHIRQSRRLRPGDDFLLQDRLGQRFRVKLLNQIRQRLEFEVLEAIVVPESSPLSLELWLALPKEKALELILQKGVELGVSRVVLFQGEFSSGRAETPTINTQQRWERIMSEACKQSGRQFSPTWTWFQSLEAALGQTTATDQHWIFAPLLDSSDWPISKEEMVGQKHTLWIGPEGGWHASEIALAHQAKARSLTLGPRILRTETAAISAMTIFQHRFGDLN; encoded by the coding sequence ATGTCTGCTTATTTCAAATTTGAAGGTGATCTGCGCCTTGCCCTGTGTGCTGAAATGGAAGGAGAGGAAGTTCGGCATATCAGACAATCTAGACGTTTACGACCAGGAGATGACTTTCTATTGCAGGATCGGCTTGGACAGCGATTTCGTGTGAAACTGCTAAACCAGATAAGACAGCGATTAGAGTTTGAGGTTCTGGAAGCCATAGTTGTGCCGGAGTCATCGCCGTTATCGCTGGAGTTGTGGTTGGCTTTGCCTAAAGAGAAAGCTTTGGAGTTGATACTCCAGAAAGGTGTGGAACTGGGAGTGAGTCGTGTGGTGCTCTTTCAAGGAGAATTTTCGAGCGGTCGTGCCGAAACTCCTACGATAAATACTCAGCAGCGCTGGGAACGCATCATGAGCGAAGCTTGCAAGCAGTCAGGGCGTCAGTTTTCACCAACCTGGACATGGTTTCAATCACTCGAAGCAGCACTGGGCCAGACGACTGCCACAGATCAGCATTGGATCTTTGCTCCTTTGCTAGATTCTTCGGATTGGCCGATTTCCAAAGAGGAAATGGTGGGGCAAAAACACACTCTTTGGATTGGCCCTGAGGGGGGATGGCATGCTTCTGAGATTGCACTGGCACATCAGGCAAAGGCTAGATCACTTACGCTAGGTCCAAGAATTCTACGTACAGAAACGGCAGCCATATCTGCGATGACGATCTTTCAGCATCGATTTGGTGACCTGAATTGA
- a CDS encoding FxsA family protein, with protein sequence MLWKLFLAFTLIPVSEIYILIAIGGQIGILPSIALVILTGIVGASLARSQGLQTLGRIRDSFQQGVVPGEELLNALLIAIAGIVLLTPGFLTDAAGLFLLIPATRTLCREWLKRRIELVYAQRNVGNGPIIYG encoded by the coding sequence ATGCTCTGGAAACTGTTTCTGGCCTTTACACTCATTCCTGTCAGTGAAATCTATATTCTGATCGCAATCGGGGGGCAGATTGGAATTCTACCTTCCATTGCTTTGGTCATTTTAACTGGAATTGTAGGAGCTAGTCTTGCTCGCAGTCAAGGACTACAGACCTTGGGACGAATTCGGGATTCTTTTCAACAGGGAGTGGTTCCGGGAGAAGAGTTGCTCAACGCTCTATTGATCGCCATCGCTGGGATTGTCTTGCTCACACCCGGATTTTTGACTGACGCTGCAGGGTTATTTTTGCTCATTCCAGCAACCCGAACTCTATGCCGAGAATGGCTTAAACGTCGCATAGAATTAGTATATGCTCAACGTAACGTGGGTAATGGTCCAATTATCTATGGCTAG
- a CDS encoding thiopurine S-methyltransferase, with protein sequence MDLQQEQQQWWARWQEGRIGFHLPEVNPLLVRHVHSLATDTHPNETSCILVPLCGKSKDLIWLQRHFHEVIGVELVPQAVKAFFEENQITPTHSLRDPFATYQYGNLTLLQGDIFQMSSKHLEDQPIQAVFDRASLIALPNELRKNYVALLRSLVSPNTKLLLVTLAYADGVISGPPHSVPENEIFELFASAANIELLGKQDILTESPNFQKAGLRWAYEAVYLITFP encoded by the coding sequence ATGGATTTACAACAAGAACAACAGCAATGGTGGGCTCGCTGGCAAGAGGGACGTATCGGCTTCCATCTTCCAGAAGTCAATCCTCTACTTGTTCGCCATGTACACTCCCTGGCAACCGACACTCACCCCAATGAGACATCCTGTATTCTTGTCCCACTCTGTGGCAAATCAAAGGACTTGATCTGGCTTCAAAGACACTTTCATGAGGTCATCGGGGTGGAGTTAGTTCCTCAGGCTGTTAAGGCTTTTTTTGAAGAAAACCAAATCACTCCGACTCACTCCTTAAGAGATCCCTTCGCAACTTACCAATACGGCAATCTAACCTTGCTACAGGGTGATATCTTCCAAATGAGTTCCAAACATCTGGAGGATCAACCTATACAAGCGGTCTTTGATCGAGCTTCCCTGATTGCTCTACCTAATGAATTACGGAAAAATTATGTAGCGTTGCTCCGCAGTCTGGTTTCTCCCAACACGAAGCTGTTGTTGGTGACGCTCGCTTATGCAGACGGTGTGATCAGTGGTCCGCCACATTCAGTTCCAGAAAATGAAATCTTCGAGTTGTTTGCCTCCGCTGCCAACATCGAATTGCTGGGAAAACAAGACATTCTCACTGAATCTCCCAACTTCCAGAAAGCTGGGCTACGTTGGGCCTACGAAGCTGTTTACCTGATTACCTTCCCATGA
- the kdsB gene encoding 3-deoxy-manno-octulosonate cytidylyltransferase, whose protein sequence is MKILAVIPARYESSRFPGKPLVDLHGKPMIQHVYERVQQVPSVGQVLVATDDERIINAVQAFGGQACMTSPNHPTGTDRIVEVIQNQPCEWVLNVQGDEPTIAPEVLETLIQRALADGSCPMATLVFRSDDPNTWQDPHVVKAILAQNQRALYFSRSPVPHVRDQVFRGCWKHFGIYLYRRDFLLEFANWPTTPLEQQEQLEQLRVLENGYSILCVESPVDSIGVDVPEDLAHVAQLITTGMIQD, encoded by the coding sequence ATGAAAATTCTTGCTGTCATCCCAGCTCGTTATGAGTCTTCACGATTCCCTGGCAAACCACTGGTTGACCTGCATGGGAAGCCAATGATTCAGCATGTATACGAGCGAGTTCAACAAGTTCCCTCAGTAGGTCAGGTCCTCGTAGCTACCGATGATGAACGTATCATCAACGCTGTCCAGGCTTTCGGTGGTCAAGCCTGCATGACTTCGCCTAATCACCCAACAGGGACAGATCGAATCGTGGAGGTGATTCAGAATCAGCCCTGTGAGTGGGTGCTCAACGTTCAGGGAGATGAACCAACCATCGCACCTGAAGTTTTAGAAACACTCATACAGCGTGCACTTGCAGATGGCAGTTGCCCCATGGCAACTCTTGTTTTTCGCAGTGATGATCCCAACACCTGGCAAGACCCACATGTCGTCAAGGCCATACTAGCACAAAATCAACGAGCTCTCTATTTTTCACGATCACCTGTACCTCATGTCCGAGATCAGGTGTTTCGTGGTTGCTGGAAGCACTTTGGGATCTACCTCTACCGCCGTGACTTCCTGCTGGAATTTGCCAACTGGCCCACAACCCCTCTTGAACAGCAAGAGCAGTTAGAACAATTGCGGGTTCTGGAAAATGGATATTCAATCCTTTGCGTAGAATCTCCTGTGGATAGCATTGGAGTAGATGTGCCAGAGGACCTTGCACACGTCGCTCAACTGATCACAACAGGAATGATCCAAGATTGA
- a CDS encoding class I fructose-bisphosphate aldolase: MAQLDAILSQGGQPVEELVKFANPRFGKERLHLPGPDWTNRIWQQSDRNPQVLRSLGQLYGTGRLANTGYLSILPVDQGIEHSAGASFAANPSYFDPENIIKLAIEADCNAVASTLGVLGIVSRKYAHRIPFLVKLNHNELLSYPNQHDQTLYGSVKQAWNMGAVAIGATVYFGSPDSRRQLWEVSQMFAAAHELGMATVLWCYVRNSGFFKDGVNYETADDLSSQANHLGVTIEADIIKQKLPEVSNGYGAVKFGKTDKKVYDSLTSAHPIDMTRYQVLNCYAGRASLINSGGDSKGSSDLGEALYTAVVNKRAGGSGLILGRKAFKREIGEGVALLQSVQDVYLCDQITIA; this comes from the coding sequence ATGGCACAATTAGATGCGATCTTAAGCCAAGGGGGCCAACCTGTCGAAGAGTTGGTCAAATTCGCAAATCCCCGATTTGGCAAAGAGCGCCTGCATCTACCCGGTCCTGATTGGACGAACAGGATTTGGCAACAAAGTGATCGCAATCCACAGGTTCTGCGATCTCTGGGTCAACTATACGGTACTGGACGTCTAGCAAATACGGGCTATCTCTCAATTCTACCCGTGGATCAAGGAATCGAGCATTCGGCGGGTGCTTCTTTTGCCGCCAACCCGAGCTACTTCGACCCTGAAAACATTATAAAATTAGCGATTGAAGCCGACTGTAACGCTGTTGCTTCCACTCTTGGTGTGCTTGGGATTGTTTCTCGCAAATACGCCCATCGCATTCCATTTCTGGTTAAACTCAACCACAACGAATTACTAAGCTATCCCAACCAACACGATCAGACGCTCTATGGCAGTGTGAAGCAGGCATGGAATATGGGTGCTGTGGCGATTGGGGCAACTGTCTACTTTGGCAGCCCAGATTCACGTCGACAACTCTGGGAAGTCTCGCAGATGTTTGCGGCAGCTCATGAACTGGGTATGGCAACTGTGCTTTGGTGCTACGTGCGCAACTCCGGCTTCTTCAAGGATGGAGTGAACTACGAAACAGCAGACGACTTGAGTTCCCAGGCCAATCATCTTGGTGTCACGATAGAAGCAGACATCATTAAGCAGAAACTCCCTGAAGTTTCCAACGGCTACGGTGCCGTCAAGTTTGGCAAGACCGATAAGAAAGTTTATGACTCACTGACCTCTGCACACCCTATCGACATGACCCGCTACCAAGTGCTCAATTGCTATGCCGGTCGGGCCTCCCTGATCAATTCGGGTGGAGACAGCAAGGGCAGCAGTGATCTGGGCGAAGCACTCTACACTGCTGTTGTCAACAAACGTGCTGGAGGCTCCGGCTTGATCCTAGGGCGAAAGGCTTTCAAACGAGAAATAGGTGAGGGTGTTGCCTTACTGCAATCCGTGCAGGATGTGTATCTTTGTGATCAAATCACTATTGCCTAA
- the mutM gene encoding bifunctional DNA-formamidopyrimidine glycosylase/DNA-(apurinic or apyrimidinic site) lyase, with protein MSAPFHLLPSNLMPELPEVETVVRGLRSLITGQTIQRVEVYREKTVPGSTPQAFAAAVQGCTIESVTRRAKYLLFQLQPESLLLGHLRMTGKFVVTDPPSEPAPHDRAWFWLGNSQVLIFTDMRNFGTLELFPSATEIPKLQVLGPEPLTEDFNTRYLYPRLKASSKEIKPFLLDQRLVAGIGNIYASEILFASGVLPQRNSHSMKKKEVQAVVENTRRILLSAIEYNGTSVSDFRQVDEKTGEFQNFLQVYDKESQPCPRCAVPLQRIVQQQRSTFFCIGCQK; from the coding sequence TTGTCCGCCCCATTTCATCTGCTCCCCAGCAACCTAATGCCTGAATTACCTGAAGTTGAAACCGTTGTTCGTGGTCTACGTAGCTTGATCACTGGCCAGACAATCCAGCGGGTAGAAGTCTATCGTGAAAAAACAGTTCCAGGCTCCACTCCCCAAGCCTTTGCCGCTGCTGTTCAGGGATGCACTATTGAGAGCGTGACACGCAGAGCCAAGTACCTACTGTTTCAGCTTCAGCCTGAATCCTTATTACTAGGTCACTTACGAATGACGGGAAAATTTGTAGTCACAGATCCTCCTTCGGAGCCTGCTCCTCATGACCGAGCTTGGTTCTGGTTGGGTAATAGTCAGGTTTTGATATTTACCGACATGCGTAACTTTGGGACCTTAGAGCTCTTTCCCTCAGCAACTGAAATTCCCAAGCTGCAAGTACTAGGGCCAGAACCTCTTACAGAAGACTTCAATACTCGTTACCTATATCCCCGATTGAAAGCCAGTTCAAAAGAGATCAAACCGTTCCTACTGGATCAGCGACTGGTTGCTGGAATTGGCAATATCTACGCTTCTGAAATCCTATTCGCCTCTGGCGTGCTCCCTCAACGCAATTCACATTCTATGAAAAAGAAGGAAGTTCAGGCTGTCGTAGAAAATACTCGTCGGATTCTGCTGTCCGCTATCGAATATAACGGCACCTCAGTTTCTGATTTTCGGCAGGTTGATGAAAAGACCGGAGAGTTTCAGAATTTTCTGCAGGTCTACGACAAAGAGTCTCAGCCC